In Mus caroli chromosome 19, CAROLI_EIJ_v1.1, whole genome shotgun sequence, a genomic segment contains:
- the Nanos1 gene encoding nanos homolog 1: protein MEAFPWAPRSPRRARAPAPMALVPSARYVSASGPVHPQPFSSWNDYLGLATLITRASDRRSPHEGPGPTAAGPTLGPPEDDEDDDGEEPEAGGRYLGGALELRALELCAGPAEAGLLEERFAELNPFAGRAAAVLLGCAPTASATATAAAASTAEVTPREEPSPAWAAEPRLHAASGATAARLLKPELQVCVFCRNNKEAVALYTTHILKGPDGRVLCPVLRRYTCPLCGASGDNAHTIKYCPLSKVPPPTVRPPPRSNRDSLPSKKLR, encoded by the coding sequence ATGGAGGCTTTCCCTTGGGCGCCACGCTCGCCCCGCCGCGCCCGCGCCCCCGCGCCTATGGCGCTCGTGCCCAGCGCCCGCTACGTGAGCGCCTCGGGCCCGGTGCACCCGCagcccttcagctcctggaacgACTACCTGGGGCTTGCCACGCTCATCACCAGGGCTAGCGACCGCCGCTCCCCGCATGAGGGGCCCGGGCCCACGGCGGCGGGGCCCACGCTGGGGCCGCCCGAGGACGATGAAGACGATGACGGCGAAGAGCCGGAGGCCGGGGGCCGCTACCTGGGCGGTGCGTTGGAACTGCGCGCACTAGAGCTGTGTGCCGGCCCCGCTGAGGCCGGGTTGCTGGAGGAGCGCTTCGCTGAGCTGAACCCGTTTGCAGGGCGCGCCGCCGCGGTGCTGCTGGGCTGCGCACCCACCGCctccgccaccgccaccgccgccgccgcatCCACGGCCGAAGTGACGCCGCGCGAAGAGCCAAGCCCTGCGTGGGCTGCCGAGCCTCGTCTGCACGCGGCTTCCGGGGCGACTGCCGCGCGTCTGCTGAAACCAGAGCTTCAGGTGTGTGTGTTCTGCCGGAACAACAAGGAGGCGGTGGCGCTCTACACCACACACATCCTCAAGGGCCCGGACGGCCGGGTGCTGTGCCCGGTCTTGCGCCGCTACACGTGCCCCCTGTGCGGCGCCAGCGGCGACAACGCACATACCATCAAGTATTGCCCGCTCTCCAAAGTGCCACCGCCCACCGTCCGCCCGCCGCCGCGCAGCAACAGGGACAGCCTGCCTAGCAAGAAGCTGCGCTAG
- the Eif3a gene encoding eukaryotic translation initiation factor 3 subunit A has protein sequence MPAYFQRPENALKRANEFLEVGKKQPALDVLYDVMKSKKHRTWQKIHEPIMLKYLELCVDLRKSHLAKEGLYQYKNICQQVNIKSLEDVVRAYLKLAEEKTEAAKEESQQMVLDIEDLDNIQTPESVLLSAVSGEDTQDRTDRLLLTPWVKFLWESYRQCLDLLRNNSRVERLYHDIAQQAFKFCLQYTRKAEFRKLCDNLRMHLSQIQRHHNQSTAINLNNPESQSMHLETRLVQLDSAISMELWQEAFKAVEDIHGLFSLSKKPPKPQLMANYYNKVSTVFWKSGNALFHASTLHRLYHLSREMRKNLTQEEMQRMSTRVLLATLSIPITPERTDIARLLDMDGIIVEKQRRLATLLGLQAPPTRIGLINDMVRFSVLQYVVPEVKDLYNWLEVEFNPLKLCERVTKVLNWVREQPEKEPELQQYVPQLQNNTILRLLQQVAQIYQSIEFSRLTSLVPFVDAFQLERAIVDAARHCDLQVRIDHTSRTLSFGSDLNYATREDAPIGPHLQSMPSEQIRNQLTAMSSVLAKALEVIKPAHILQEKEEQHQLAVNAYLKNSRKEHQRILARRQTIEERKERLESLNIQREKEELEQREAELQKVRKAEEERLRQEAKEREKERILQEHEQIKKKTVRERLEQIKKTELGAKAFKDIDIEDLEELDPDFIMAKQVEQLEKEKKELQERLKNQEKKIDYFERAKRLEEIPLIKSAYEEQRVKDMDLWEQQEEERITTMQLEREKALEHKNRMSRMLEDRDLFVMRLKAARQSVYEEKLKQFEERLAEERHSRLEDRKRQRKEERKITYYREKEEEEQRRAEEQMLKEREERERAERAKREEELREYQERVKKLEEVERKKRQRELEIEERERRREEERRLGDDPLSRKDSRWGDRDSEGTWRKGPEADSEWRRGPPEKEWRRETRDDERPHRRDEDRLRRLGGDDEERESSLRPDDDRIPRRGLDDDRGPRRGPDEDRFSRRGTDDDRPSWRNADDDRPPRRIGDDDRGSWRHTDDDRPPRRGLDDDRPPRRGLDDERGSWRTADEERGPRRGMDDDRGPRRGGADDERSSWRNADDDRGPRRGMDDDRGPRRGMDDDRGPWRNAAEDRISRRGADDDRGPWRNMDDDRIPRRGDDARPGPWRPFVKPGGWREKEKAREESWGPPRESRPSEEREWDRDKEKDRDNQDREENDKDLERDRDRERDGDREDRFRRPRDEGGWRRGPAEESSSWRDSSRRDDRDREDRRRDRDDRRDLRDLRDRRDLRDDRDRRGPPLRSEREEASSWRRTDDRKDDRTEERDPPRRVPPPALSRDREREREREGEKEKASWRAEKDRESLRRTKNETDEDGWTTVRR, from the exons aatttCTCGAGGTTGGCAAAAAGCAGCCTGCCCTGGATGTTCTTTATGATGTAATGAAAAGTAAGAAGCACAGAACATGGCAGAAGATACACGAGCCAATTATGCTGAAATACTTGGAACTGTGTGTGGATCTTCGTAAGAGCCACTTGGCTAAGGAAGGGTTATATCAATATAAGAACATATGCCAGCAG GTAAACATTAAATCTTTAGAAGATGTTGTTAGGGCATATTTGAAATTAGCAGAGGAAAAAACAGAAGCTGCTAAAGAAGAGTCCCAACAAATGGTGTTAGATATAGAAGATCTGGATAATATTCAGACTCCTGAGAG TGTTCTCTTAAGTGCAGTAAGTGGGGAAGATACTCAGGATCGTACTGACAGATTGCTACTGACTCCCTGGGTCAAGTTCCTGTGGGAATCATACAGGCAGTGTTTGGACCTTCTTCGAAACAATTCTAGAGTAGAGCGCCTTTACCATGATATCGCCCAACAAG CTTTCAAATTCTGCCTCCAGTATACTCGGAAGGCTGAGTTCCGCAAGCTATGTGACAACTTGCGAATGCACTTATCCCAGATTCAGCGCCACCATAACCAAAGCACAGCAATTAATCTTAATAATCCAGAGAGCCAGTCCATGCATTTGGAAACCAGACTTGTTCAGTTGGACAGTGCTATCAGCATGGAATTATGGCAG gAAGCCTTCAAAGCTGTGGAAGATATTCATGGACTATTTTCCTTGTCTAAAAAACCACCTAAGCCTCAGTTGATGGCAAATTATTATAACAAAGTTTCAACAGTGTTTTGGAAATCTGGAAATGCTTTGTTCCATGCATCTACACTTCATCGTCTTTATCATCTGTCTAGAGAAATGAGGAAGAATCTTACACAAGAAGAGATGCAAAG AATGTCTACTAGAGTCCTTTTGGCGACTCTTTCCATTCCTATTACTCCTGAGCGAACTGATATTGCACGACTTTTGGATATGGATGGTATTATAGTTGAGAAGCAGCGACGCCTTGCCACATTGCTAGGTCTTCAAGCCCCACCCACACGAATCGGCCTAATTAATGATATG GTCAGGTTCAGTGTGCTACAGTATGTTGTCCCTGAAGTGAAAGACCTTTACAACTGGTTGGAGGTGGAATTCAACCCACTAAAACTCTGTGAAAGAGTTACAAAG GTATTAAATTGGGTTAGGGAACAACCTGAAAAGGAACCAGAATTGCAACAATATGTACCACAACTCCAGAACAATACCATACTCCGCCTTCTGCAACag GTGGCACAGATTTATCAGAGCATTGAGTTTTCTCGTTTGACTTCTCTGGTTCCTTTTGTTGATGCTTTCCAACTGGAACGGGCCATAGTAGATGCAGCCAGGCACTGTGACCTGCAG gtacGTATTGATCATACTTCCCGGACTCTGAGTTTTGGATCAGATTTGAATTATGCAACTCGAGAAGATGCCCCAATTGGTCCTCATCTGCAGAGCATGCCTTCAGAACAAATAAGAAATCAGCTCACAGCCATGTCCTCAGTGCTTGCAAAAGCACTTGAAGTCATCAAACCTGCTCACATTCTG caagagaaagaagaacagcATCAGTTGGCAGTTAATGCATAtcttaaaaattcaagaaaagaGCACCAGAGGATCCTGGCTCGGAGACAGACaattgaggaaagaaaagagcgTCTTGAGAGTCTGAATATTCAACGTGAGAAGGAAGAACTCGAGCAGagagaagctgaactccagaaagtACGGAAGGCTGAAGAAGAAAGGCTGCGCCAAGAGGCAAAGGAGCGAGAGAAGGAACGAATCCTTCAAGAACACGAGCAAATCAAGAAGAAAACTGTTCGGGAGCGGTTAGAGCAGATCAAGAAGACAGAGCTGGGCGCCAAAGCATTTAAAGATATTGACATTGAA GACCTTGAAGAACTGGATCCAGATTTTATTATGGCCAAACAGGTTGAAcaactggagaaagaaaagaaggaacttCAGGAACGCCTGAAGAATCAAGAAAAGAAG ATTGACTATTTTGAGAGAGCTAAGCGTTTGGAAGAAATTCCTTTAATAAAGAGTGCTTATGAGGAACAAAGGGTTAAAGACATGGACCTGTGGGAacagcaagaagaagaaaga ATCACTACAATGCAGCTAGAACGAGAAAAAGCTCTGGAGCATAAGAATAGGATGTCACGAATGTTGGAAGACAGAGATCTATTTGTGATGCGGCTCAAAGCTGCCCGGCAGTCTGTCTATGAG GAAAAACTGAAACAGTTTGAAGAGCGCTTAGCAGAAGAAAGGCATAGTCGCCTAGAAGATCGGAAAAGGCAGCGGAAAGAAGAACGCAAAATAACTTAttacagagaaaaggaagaagaagagcagaggagggcagaggagcAGATGCTCAAAG AGCGAGAAGAAAGAGAGCGTGCTGAGAGAGCAAAACGGGAGGAAGAACTTAGAGAGTATCAGGAGCGAGTCAAGAAACTAGAAGAAGTAGAAAGGAAAAAGCGGCAAAGAGAGCTGGAAATTGAAGAAAGGGAAAGgcgcagagaggaagaaaggagacttGGTGATGATCCACTTTCTAGGAAG GACTCTCGGTGGGGAGATAGAGATTCAGAAGGCACCTGGAGGAAAGGACCAGAAGCTGACTCTGAGTGGAGAAGAGGCCCACCAGAAAA GGAGTGGAGACGAGAAACTCGGGATGATGAGAGGCCTCACAGGAGAGATGAGGATCGGCTGAGGCGCTTGGGGGGGGACGATGAAGAGAGAGAGTCTTCTCTTAGACCGGATGATGATCGCATCCCCAGGCGTGGCCTGGATGATGACCGAGGGCCTAGACGTGGTCCCGATGAAGATAGATTTTCTCGTAGAGGAACAGATGATGACCGTCCTTCCTGGCGTAATGCAGATGATGACAGGCCTCCCAGGCGAATTGGTGATGATGACAGGGGAAGCTGGCGTCACACAGATGACGACAGACCACCCAGACGGGGACTAGATGATGACAGACCACCCAGACGGGGACTGGATGATGAGAGAGGAAGCTGGCGTACAGCAGATGAGGAAAGAGGACCTAGACGTGGGATGGATGATGACCGGGGGCCAAGACGAGGAGGTGCTGATGATGAACGGTCATCCTGGCGGAATGCTGATGATGACAGGGGTCCCAGGAGAGGCATGGATGATGATAGGGGTCCCAGGCGAGGGATGGATGATGACCGAGGACCTTGGAGGAATGCTGCTGAAGATAGGATTTCCAGGAGAGGTGCAGATGATGACCGAGGGCCTTGGAGAAATATGGATGATGATAGGATTCCTAGACGGGGTGATGATGCAAGACCTGGTCCTTGGAGACCATTTGTCAAGCCAG gtggatggagagagaaagaaaaggctagaGAAGAGAGTTGGGGTCCACCTCGAGAATCAAGACCATCAGAAGAACGTGAATGggatagagacaaagagaaggacaGAGATAATCAAGATCGAGAGGAGAATGACAAGGACCTTGAACGAgatagggacagagagagagatggagaccgGGAGGATcgtttcagaagacccag GGATGAAGGTGGCTGGAGAAGAGGACCAGCAGAAGAATCTTCAAGCTGGAGAGATTCAAGTCGCCGTGATGATAGGGACAGGGAAGACCGTCGACGGGATAGAGATGATCGTCGAGATCTGAGAGACCTGAGAGACAGAAGGGATTTAAGAGATGATAGAGATCGGAGAGGACCTCCCCTCAGATCAGAGCGAGAAGAAG CAAGCTCTTGGAGACGCACTGATGACAGGAAAGATGACCGGACTGAAGAGAGGGATCCACCTCGTCGTGTTCCTCCCCCAGCTCTTTCAAGAGatcgagaaagagagagagaacgagaaggtgagaaagagaaagcatcctGGAGAGCGGAGAAAGATAGGGAGTCCCTTCGTCGTACTAAGAATGAAACTGATGAAGATGGATGGACCACAGTACGACGTTAA